In Phyllopteryx taeniolatus isolate TA_2022b chromosome 13, UOR_Ptae_1.2, whole genome shotgun sequence, the following are encoded in one genomic region:
- the zfyve28 gene encoding lateral signaling target protein 2 homolog isoform X1: MNRFRKWLYKPKRTDPQLLAQFYYADDELNQVAAELDSLDGRKDPQRCTLLVNQFRSCQDNVLNIINQIMDECIPCDRANRDFCVKFPEEIHHDNLAGQLWFGAECLAAGSIIMNREIESIAMRPLAKDLTRSLEEVRNITRDQALRDLNFYTDRMKDALRHFDNLFAEFELSYVSAMVPVKSPKEYYVQQEVIVLFCETVERALNLGYLTQDLIDDYEPALMFTIPRLAIVCGLVVYSEGPLDLDRKAEDMSELFRPFRTLLKKIRDLLQTLTEEELLMLERNLCISQDGELATGQEQATTHTPGPIQENQSSCSPTNITSKAGGDEEQKPLSLFVCPNHEEELAEVEKGWEEVESEKGEQAEDLQCEEAEEAELACSMQYDEEELEQLNMMVYRVGDEMSTLLSPPSQGQSPAHRPNRGEVGGASGASSTEASPLRVLRGRGRTGIYLEEEDRVFFMEDLDPAADGVTSISKEVHSCVASPSKTPKSAHSLQRSPGLRSDAVHNGWLPEGPSEQLCLQPRSKNIQCLNAMRPPSCTSAPSSEPLPYTNGWEMGLEGTVNETAEVIAHRMGGMKLSATVIFNPRSPSLTELAVDKMLLPRPSPSEIEPCGLVATHCLLNSCVCCGSCEDAHEDAITSETAGLGLGFTLRTDKHHKTAAPGSVFQSSACRLPPRGRSRRELCQLSHASSRHLNEPLKEEGRSELCEKSLTDDPQLEHHTQDCGNNIGDETSTCNYQKKTETRQHATGGPLRDKGVDKDTEGSKESKRDTKEESRKGSSLHNSPLSSVSGSDCESVSVTTCSLSSSVYTPSPVSSLTPSSGTSEDLDHEEIRLALQDAKMAARNKIRSRFHSSSDLIHRLFVCISGVADQLQTNYASDLRSILKTLFEVMATKCEQGDNEKQNKAGPVLRSAVLEDCALCQETISSSELAAKAREGHFEDPPDWVPDELCNSCIACKAPFTVIRRKHHCRSCGKIFCSRCSSHSAPLPRYGQMKPVRVCTHCYMFHVTPFYSDKANI, translated from the exons GACAATGTGCTGAACATCATCAATCAGATCATGGATGAATGTATTCCCTGTGACCGAGCCAACAGAGACTTCTGTGTCAAGTTCCCTGAGGAGATTCATCATGACAACTTAGCAGGGCAACTGTGGTTTGGAGCAGAG TGTTTAGCTGCAGGCTCCATCATCATGAACAGGGAGATTGAGAGTATAGCGATGAGACCGCTGGCAAAGGACCTGACTCGCAGCCTGGAGGAGGTACGCAACATCACCCGAGACCAGGCCTTGCGAGACCTCAATTTCTACACAGACCGCATGAAGGACGCACTGCGACATTTCGACAACCTTTTTGCTGAGTTTGAACTCAG CTATGTCTCAGCCATGGTGCCTGTCAAGTCTCCCAAAGAATACTATGTACAGCAGGAGGTGATTGTGCTCTTCTGTGAGACGGTGGAAAG GGCGCTCAACCTGGGCTACCTCACACAAGACCTGATTGATGACTATGAGCCTGCGTTGATGTTTACAATTCCCAGACTAGCCATTGTATG TGGATTGGTCGTGTACTCAGAAGGACCTCTCGACCTTGACCGAAAAGCAGAGGACATGTCTGAGCTTTTCCGCCCTTTTCGTACTTTACTGAAGAAAATCAG AGACCTGTTACAGACTCTAACAGAGGAAGAGTTACTGATGCTTGAGAGGAACCTCTGTATCTCTCAGGATGGCGAGTTAGCCACAGGCCAGGAGCAGGCCACAACCCACACACCAGGACCTATCCAAGAAAATCAATCCTCCTGTAGCCCTACTAATATCACCTCCAAGGCGGGCGGTGATGAGGAGCAAAAGCCTCTGTCTCTGTTTGTCTGCCCTAACCACGAGGAGGAGTTGGCGGAAGTGGAAAAAGGCTGGGAGGAGGTGGAATCTGAGAAAGGAGAGCAGGCAGAAGACTTGCAGTGTGAGGAGGCAGAAGAGGCTGAACTTGCTTGTTCCATGCAGTATGATGAGGAAGAACTGGAGCAGCTCAACATGATGGTGTACCGCGTAGGAGATGAGATGTCAACTCTGCTGTCGCCTCCTAGCCAGGGTCAGTCCCCGGCACACCGTCCCAACAGAGGGGAGGTGGGAGGCGCCAGTGGGGCTTCCAGCACTGAGGCCTCGCCTCTCAGGGTACTGAGGGGCAGAGGAAGAACAGGTATCTATTTAGAGGAGGAAGACAGGGTCTTCTTCATGGAAGATCTTGACCCAGCAGCAGACGGCGTTACCAGCATCTCAAAGGAAGTCCATAGTTGTGTTGCCTCGCCTTCCAAAACCCCAAAGTCTGCTCATTCTCTGCAGCGTAGCCCAGGTCTACGGTCGGATGCGGTTCACAACGGTTGGCTACCCGAAGGACCATCGGAGCAGCTTTGTCTACAACCACGCAGTAAGAACATCCAGTGTCTAAATGCAATGCGCCCTCCATCATGCACATCTGCTCCCAGCTCTGAACCGCTGCCTTACACCAATGGCTGGGAGATGGGCTTAGAGGGCACTGTGAATGAAACCGCAGAAGTCATTGCCCATCGTATGGGCGGCATGAAGCTTTCGGCCACGGTCATATTCAACCCTCGCTCCCCTAGCTTGACGGAGCTGGCGGTGGACAAGATGCTGTTGCCTCGGCCCTCTCCCTCAGAGATTGAACCCTGCGGCCTGGTGGCCACGCACTGCTTGCTTAACTCTTGTGTCTGCTGCGGGAGCTGTGAAGATGCCCACGAGGATGCCATAACCTCTGAGACCGCAGGCCTCGGGTTAGGCTTCACTCTAAGAACAGATAAACACCATAAGACTGCAGCCCCCGGCTCTGTCTTCCAATCCTCTGCTTGCCGGCTACCCCCGCGAGGCCGCAGCAGAAGAGAACTTTGCCAGCTGTCTCACGCTTCTTCCCGCCACTTGAACGAGCCCCTGAAAGAGGAAGGGAGATCTGAACTATGTGAGAAGTCCCTGACGGACGATCCACAGCTGGAGCATCACACTCAGGACTGTGGCAACAATATAGGGGACGAAACCTCCACATGCAATTACCAGAAGAAGACTGAAACGAGGCAACATGCAACTGGAGGCCCACTGAGGGACAAGGGGGTAGACAAAGACACGGAAGGAAGTAAGGAATCCAAGAGGGACACCAAAGAGGAGAGCAGGAAGGGCTCCAG TCTTCACAACTCCCCCCTCAGCTCTGTGTCAGGTAGTGACTGTGAGAGTGTGTCGGTCACCACATGTAGTCTATCCAGCAGTGTTTACACTCCCAG CCCCGTCAGCAGCCTCACTCCCAGCTCAGGCACGTCGGAGGACCTGGACCATGAGGAGATCCGGCTCGCTCTGCAAGATGCCAAGATGGCTGCCCGAAATAAGATTCGCTCACGCTTCCACAGCAGTAGCGACCTCATCCACCGTCTCTTTGTTTGTATATCAG GTGTTGCTGATCAGCTGCAGACCAACTATGCCAGTGACCTTCGCAGCATCCTCAAGACACTATTCGAGGTTATGGCAACCAAGTGCGAGCAGGGAGACAACGAGAAGCAAAATAAAG CAGGTCCTGTTCTGCGAAGTGCAGTACTCGAGGACTGCGCTCTCTGTCAGGAGACCATTTCCTCATCAGAATTGGCAGCCAAGGCCCGTGAGGGCCATTTTGAAG ATCCCCCTGACTGGGTTCCAGATGAATTGTGTAACTCCTGCATCGCCTGCAAGGCTCCGTTTACTGTCATCCGCAGGAAGCATCACTGTAGGAGCTGTGGAAAG ATCTTCTGCTCTCGCTGCTCCTCCCACTCTGCTCCATTGCCTCGATACGGCCAAATGAAGCCCGTAAGAGTGTGCACACACTGCTACATGTTTCACGTCACGCCTTTCTACAGTGACAAGGCCAACATTTGA
- the zfyve28 gene encoding lateral signaling target protein 2 homolog isoform X3 yields MNRFRKWLYKPKRTDPQLLAQFYYADDELNQVAAELDSLDGRKDPQRCTLLVNQFRSCQDNVLNIINQIMDECIPCDRANRDFCVKFPEEIHHDNLAGQLWFGAECLAAGSIIMNREIESIAMRPLAKDLTRSLEEVRNITRDQALRDLNFYTDRMKDALRHFDNLFAEFELSYVSAMVPVKSPKEYYVQQEVIVLFCETVERALNLGYLTQDLIDDYEPALMFTIPRLAIVCGLVVYSEGPLDLDRKAEDMSELFRPFRTLLKKIRDLLQTLTEEELLMLERNLCISQDGELATGQEQATTHTPGPIQENQSSCSPTNITSKAGGDEEQKPLSLFVCPNHEEELAEVEKGWEEVESEKGEQAEDLQCEEAEEAELACSMQYDEEELEQLNMMVYRVGDEMSTLLSPPSQGQSPAHRPNRGEVGGASGASSTEASPLRVLRGRGRTGIYLEEEDRVFFMEDLDPAADGVTSISKEVHSCVASPSKTPKSAHSLQRSPGLRSDAVHNGWLPEGPSEQLCLQPRSKNIQCLNAMRPPSCTSAPSSEPLPYTNGWEMGLEGTVNETAEVIAHRMGGMKLSATVIFNPRSPSLTELAVDKMLLPRPSPSEIEPCGLVATHCLLNSCVCCGSCEDAHEDAITSETAGLGLGFTLRTDKHHKTAAPGSVFQSSACRLPPRGRSRRELCQLSHASSRHLNEPLKEEGRSELCEKSLTDDPQLEHHTQDCGNNIGDETSTCNYQKKTETRQHATGGPLRDKGVDKDTEGSKESKRDTKEESRKGSSPVSSLTPSSGTSEDLDHEEIRLALQDAKMAARNKIRSRFHSSSDLIHRLFVCISGVADQLQTNYASDLRSILKTLFEVMATKCEQGDNEKQNKAGPVLRSAVLEDCALCQETISSSELAAKAREGHFEDPPDWVPDELCNSCIACKAPFTVIRRKHHCRSCGKIFCSRCSSHSAPLPRYGQMKPVRVCTHCYMFHVTPFYSDKANI; encoded by the exons GACAATGTGCTGAACATCATCAATCAGATCATGGATGAATGTATTCCCTGTGACCGAGCCAACAGAGACTTCTGTGTCAAGTTCCCTGAGGAGATTCATCATGACAACTTAGCAGGGCAACTGTGGTTTGGAGCAGAG TGTTTAGCTGCAGGCTCCATCATCATGAACAGGGAGATTGAGAGTATAGCGATGAGACCGCTGGCAAAGGACCTGACTCGCAGCCTGGAGGAGGTACGCAACATCACCCGAGACCAGGCCTTGCGAGACCTCAATTTCTACACAGACCGCATGAAGGACGCACTGCGACATTTCGACAACCTTTTTGCTGAGTTTGAACTCAG CTATGTCTCAGCCATGGTGCCTGTCAAGTCTCCCAAAGAATACTATGTACAGCAGGAGGTGATTGTGCTCTTCTGTGAGACGGTGGAAAG GGCGCTCAACCTGGGCTACCTCACACAAGACCTGATTGATGACTATGAGCCTGCGTTGATGTTTACAATTCCCAGACTAGCCATTGTATG TGGATTGGTCGTGTACTCAGAAGGACCTCTCGACCTTGACCGAAAAGCAGAGGACATGTCTGAGCTTTTCCGCCCTTTTCGTACTTTACTGAAGAAAATCAG AGACCTGTTACAGACTCTAACAGAGGAAGAGTTACTGATGCTTGAGAGGAACCTCTGTATCTCTCAGGATGGCGAGTTAGCCACAGGCCAGGAGCAGGCCACAACCCACACACCAGGACCTATCCAAGAAAATCAATCCTCCTGTAGCCCTACTAATATCACCTCCAAGGCGGGCGGTGATGAGGAGCAAAAGCCTCTGTCTCTGTTTGTCTGCCCTAACCACGAGGAGGAGTTGGCGGAAGTGGAAAAAGGCTGGGAGGAGGTGGAATCTGAGAAAGGAGAGCAGGCAGAAGACTTGCAGTGTGAGGAGGCAGAAGAGGCTGAACTTGCTTGTTCCATGCAGTATGATGAGGAAGAACTGGAGCAGCTCAACATGATGGTGTACCGCGTAGGAGATGAGATGTCAACTCTGCTGTCGCCTCCTAGCCAGGGTCAGTCCCCGGCACACCGTCCCAACAGAGGGGAGGTGGGAGGCGCCAGTGGGGCTTCCAGCACTGAGGCCTCGCCTCTCAGGGTACTGAGGGGCAGAGGAAGAACAGGTATCTATTTAGAGGAGGAAGACAGGGTCTTCTTCATGGAAGATCTTGACCCAGCAGCAGACGGCGTTACCAGCATCTCAAAGGAAGTCCATAGTTGTGTTGCCTCGCCTTCCAAAACCCCAAAGTCTGCTCATTCTCTGCAGCGTAGCCCAGGTCTACGGTCGGATGCGGTTCACAACGGTTGGCTACCCGAAGGACCATCGGAGCAGCTTTGTCTACAACCACGCAGTAAGAACATCCAGTGTCTAAATGCAATGCGCCCTCCATCATGCACATCTGCTCCCAGCTCTGAACCGCTGCCTTACACCAATGGCTGGGAGATGGGCTTAGAGGGCACTGTGAATGAAACCGCAGAAGTCATTGCCCATCGTATGGGCGGCATGAAGCTTTCGGCCACGGTCATATTCAACCCTCGCTCCCCTAGCTTGACGGAGCTGGCGGTGGACAAGATGCTGTTGCCTCGGCCCTCTCCCTCAGAGATTGAACCCTGCGGCCTGGTGGCCACGCACTGCTTGCTTAACTCTTGTGTCTGCTGCGGGAGCTGTGAAGATGCCCACGAGGATGCCATAACCTCTGAGACCGCAGGCCTCGGGTTAGGCTTCACTCTAAGAACAGATAAACACCATAAGACTGCAGCCCCCGGCTCTGTCTTCCAATCCTCTGCTTGCCGGCTACCCCCGCGAGGCCGCAGCAGAAGAGAACTTTGCCAGCTGTCTCACGCTTCTTCCCGCCACTTGAACGAGCCCCTGAAAGAGGAAGGGAGATCTGAACTATGTGAGAAGTCCCTGACGGACGATCCACAGCTGGAGCATCACACTCAGGACTGTGGCAACAATATAGGGGACGAAACCTCCACATGCAATTACCAGAAGAAGACTGAAACGAGGCAACATGCAACTGGAGGCCCACTGAGGGACAAGGGGGTAGACAAAGACACGGAAGGAAGTAAGGAATCCAAGAGGGACACCAAAGAGGAGAGCAGGAAGGGCTCCAG CCCCGTCAGCAGCCTCACTCCCAGCTCAGGCACGTCGGAGGACCTGGACCATGAGGAGATCCGGCTCGCTCTGCAAGATGCCAAGATGGCTGCCCGAAATAAGATTCGCTCACGCTTCCACAGCAGTAGCGACCTCATCCACCGTCTCTTTGTTTGTATATCAG GTGTTGCTGATCAGCTGCAGACCAACTATGCCAGTGACCTTCGCAGCATCCTCAAGACACTATTCGAGGTTATGGCAACCAAGTGCGAGCAGGGAGACAACGAGAAGCAAAATAAAG CAGGTCCTGTTCTGCGAAGTGCAGTACTCGAGGACTGCGCTCTCTGTCAGGAGACCATTTCCTCATCAGAATTGGCAGCCAAGGCCCGTGAGGGCCATTTTGAAG ATCCCCCTGACTGGGTTCCAGATGAATTGTGTAACTCCTGCATCGCCTGCAAGGCTCCGTTTACTGTCATCCGCAGGAAGCATCACTGTAGGAGCTGTGGAAAG ATCTTCTGCTCTCGCTGCTCCTCCCACTCTGCTCCATTGCCTCGATACGGCCAAATGAAGCCCGTAAGAGTGTGCACACACTGCTACATGTTTCACGTCACGCCTTTCTACAGTGACAAGGCCAACATTTGA
- the zfyve28 gene encoding lateral signaling target protein 2 homolog isoform X5, whose amino-acid sequence MNRFRKWLYKPKRTDPQLLAQFYYADDELNQVAAELDSLDGRKDPQRCTLLVNQFRSCQDNVLNIINQIMDECIPCDRANRDFCVKFPEEIHHDNLAGQLWFGAECLAAGSIIMNREIESIAMRPLAKDLTRSLEEVRNITRDQALRDLNFYTDRMKDALRHFDNLFAEFELSYVSAMVPVKSPKEYYVQQEVIVLFCETVERALNLGYLTQDLIDDYEPALMFTIPRLAIVCGLVVYSEGPLDLDRKAEDMSELFRPFRTLLKKIRDLLQTLTEEELLMLERNLCISQDGELATGQEQATTHTPGPIQENQSSCSPTNITSKAGGDEEQKPLSLFVCPNHEEELAEVEKGWEEVESEKGEQAEDLQCEEAEEAELACSMQYDEEELEQLNMMVYRVGDEMSTLLSPPSQGQSPAHRPNRGEVGGASGASSTEASPLRVLRGRGRTGIYLEEEDRVFFMEDLDPAADGVTSISKEVHSCVASPSKTPKSAHSLQRSPGLRSDAVHNGWLPEGPSEQLCLQPRSKNIQCLNAMRPPSCTSAPSSEPLPYTNGWEMGLEGTVNETAEVIAHRMGGMKLSATVIFNPRSPSLTELAVDKMLLPRPSPSEIEPCGLVATHCLLNSCVCCGSCEDAHEDAITSETAGLGLGFTLRTDKHHKTAAPGSVFQSSACRLPPRGRSRRELCQLSHASSRHLNEPLKEEGRSELCEKSLTDDPQLEHHTQDCGNNIGDETSTCNYQKKTETRQHATGGPLRDKGVDKDTEGSKESKRDTKEESRKGSSLHNSPLSSVSGSDCESVSVTTCSLSSSVYTPRDS is encoded by the exons GACAATGTGCTGAACATCATCAATCAGATCATGGATGAATGTATTCCCTGTGACCGAGCCAACAGAGACTTCTGTGTCAAGTTCCCTGAGGAGATTCATCATGACAACTTAGCAGGGCAACTGTGGTTTGGAGCAGAG TGTTTAGCTGCAGGCTCCATCATCATGAACAGGGAGATTGAGAGTATAGCGATGAGACCGCTGGCAAAGGACCTGACTCGCAGCCTGGAGGAGGTACGCAACATCACCCGAGACCAGGCCTTGCGAGACCTCAATTTCTACACAGACCGCATGAAGGACGCACTGCGACATTTCGACAACCTTTTTGCTGAGTTTGAACTCAG CTATGTCTCAGCCATGGTGCCTGTCAAGTCTCCCAAAGAATACTATGTACAGCAGGAGGTGATTGTGCTCTTCTGTGAGACGGTGGAAAG GGCGCTCAACCTGGGCTACCTCACACAAGACCTGATTGATGACTATGAGCCTGCGTTGATGTTTACAATTCCCAGACTAGCCATTGTATG TGGATTGGTCGTGTACTCAGAAGGACCTCTCGACCTTGACCGAAAAGCAGAGGACATGTCTGAGCTTTTCCGCCCTTTTCGTACTTTACTGAAGAAAATCAG AGACCTGTTACAGACTCTAACAGAGGAAGAGTTACTGATGCTTGAGAGGAACCTCTGTATCTCTCAGGATGGCGAGTTAGCCACAGGCCAGGAGCAGGCCACAACCCACACACCAGGACCTATCCAAGAAAATCAATCCTCCTGTAGCCCTACTAATATCACCTCCAAGGCGGGCGGTGATGAGGAGCAAAAGCCTCTGTCTCTGTTTGTCTGCCCTAACCACGAGGAGGAGTTGGCGGAAGTGGAAAAAGGCTGGGAGGAGGTGGAATCTGAGAAAGGAGAGCAGGCAGAAGACTTGCAGTGTGAGGAGGCAGAAGAGGCTGAACTTGCTTGTTCCATGCAGTATGATGAGGAAGAACTGGAGCAGCTCAACATGATGGTGTACCGCGTAGGAGATGAGATGTCAACTCTGCTGTCGCCTCCTAGCCAGGGTCAGTCCCCGGCACACCGTCCCAACAGAGGGGAGGTGGGAGGCGCCAGTGGGGCTTCCAGCACTGAGGCCTCGCCTCTCAGGGTACTGAGGGGCAGAGGAAGAACAGGTATCTATTTAGAGGAGGAAGACAGGGTCTTCTTCATGGAAGATCTTGACCCAGCAGCAGACGGCGTTACCAGCATCTCAAAGGAAGTCCATAGTTGTGTTGCCTCGCCTTCCAAAACCCCAAAGTCTGCTCATTCTCTGCAGCGTAGCCCAGGTCTACGGTCGGATGCGGTTCACAACGGTTGGCTACCCGAAGGACCATCGGAGCAGCTTTGTCTACAACCACGCAGTAAGAACATCCAGTGTCTAAATGCAATGCGCCCTCCATCATGCACATCTGCTCCCAGCTCTGAACCGCTGCCTTACACCAATGGCTGGGAGATGGGCTTAGAGGGCACTGTGAATGAAACCGCAGAAGTCATTGCCCATCGTATGGGCGGCATGAAGCTTTCGGCCACGGTCATATTCAACCCTCGCTCCCCTAGCTTGACGGAGCTGGCGGTGGACAAGATGCTGTTGCCTCGGCCCTCTCCCTCAGAGATTGAACCCTGCGGCCTGGTGGCCACGCACTGCTTGCTTAACTCTTGTGTCTGCTGCGGGAGCTGTGAAGATGCCCACGAGGATGCCATAACCTCTGAGACCGCAGGCCTCGGGTTAGGCTTCACTCTAAGAACAGATAAACACCATAAGACTGCAGCCCCCGGCTCTGTCTTCCAATCCTCTGCTTGCCGGCTACCCCCGCGAGGCCGCAGCAGAAGAGAACTTTGCCAGCTGTCTCACGCTTCTTCCCGCCACTTGAACGAGCCCCTGAAAGAGGAAGGGAGATCTGAACTATGTGAGAAGTCCCTGACGGACGATCCACAGCTGGAGCATCACACTCAGGACTGTGGCAACAATATAGGGGACGAAACCTCCACATGCAATTACCAGAAGAAGACTGAAACGAGGCAACATGCAACTGGAGGCCCACTGAGGGACAAGGGGGTAGACAAAGACACGGAAGGAAGTAAGGAATCCAAGAGGGACACCAAAGAGGAGAGCAGGAAGGGCTCCAG TCTTCACAACTCCCCCCTCAGCTCTGTGTCAGGTAGTGACTGTGAGAGTGTGTCGGTCACCACATGTAGTCTATCCAGCAGTGTTTACACTCCCAG GGACAGTTGA
- the zfyve28 gene encoding lateral signaling target protein 2 homolog isoform X2, whose product MNRFRKWLYKPKRTDPQLLAQFYYADDELNQVAAELDSLDGRKDPQRCTLLVNQFRSCQDNVLNIINQIMDECIPCDRANRDFCVKFPEEIHHDNLAGQLWFGAECLAAGSIIMNREIESIAMRPLAKDLTRSLEEVRNITRDQALRDLNFYTDRMKDALRHFDNLFAEFELSYVSAMVPVKSPKEYYVQQEVIVLFCETVERALNLGYLTQDLIDDYEPALMFTIPRLAIVCGLVVYSEGPLDLDRKAEDMSELFRPFRTLLKKIRDLLQTLTEEELLMLERNLCISQDGELATGQEQATTHTPGPIQENQSSCSPTNITSKAGGDEEQKPLSLFVCPNHEEELAEVEKGWEEVESEKGEQAEDLQCEEAEEAELACSMQYDEEELEQLNMMVYRVGDEMSTLLSPPSQGQSPAHRPNRGEVGGASGASSTEASPLRVLRGRGRTGIYLEEEDRVFFMEDLDPAADGVTSISKEVHSCVASPSKTPKSAHSLQRSPGLRSDAVHNGWLPEGPSEQLCLQPRSKNIQCLNAMRPPSCTSAPSSEPLPYTNGWEMGLEGTVNETAEVIAHRMGGMKLSATVIFNPRSPSLTELAVDKMLLPRPSPSEIEPCGLVATHCLLNSCVCCGSCEDAHEDAITSETAGLGLGFTLRTDKHHKTAAPGSVFQSSACRLPPRGRSRRELCQLSHASSRHLNEPLKEEGRSELCEKSLTDDPQLEHHTQDCGNNIGDETSTCNYQKKTETRQHATGGPLRDKGVDKDTEGSKESKRDTKEESRKGSSLHNSPLSSVSGSDCESVSVTTCSLSSSVYTPSPVSSLTPSSGTSEDLDHEEIRLALQDAKMAARNKIRSRFHSSSDLIHRLFVCISGVADQLQTNYASDLRSILKTLFEVMATKCEQGDNEKQNKGPVLRSAVLEDCALCQETISSSELAAKAREGHFEDPPDWVPDELCNSCIACKAPFTVIRRKHHCRSCGKIFCSRCSSHSAPLPRYGQMKPVRVCTHCYMFHVTPFYSDKANI is encoded by the exons GACAATGTGCTGAACATCATCAATCAGATCATGGATGAATGTATTCCCTGTGACCGAGCCAACAGAGACTTCTGTGTCAAGTTCCCTGAGGAGATTCATCATGACAACTTAGCAGGGCAACTGTGGTTTGGAGCAGAG TGTTTAGCTGCAGGCTCCATCATCATGAACAGGGAGATTGAGAGTATAGCGATGAGACCGCTGGCAAAGGACCTGACTCGCAGCCTGGAGGAGGTACGCAACATCACCCGAGACCAGGCCTTGCGAGACCTCAATTTCTACACAGACCGCATGAAGGACGCACTGCGACATTTCGACAACCTTTTTGCTGAGTTTGAACTCAG CTATGTCTCAGCCATGGTGCCTGTCAAGTCTCCCAAAGAATACTATGTACAGCAGGAGGTGATTGTGCTCTTCTGTGAGACGGTGGAAAG GGCGCTCAACCTGGGCTACCTCACACAAGACCTGATTGATGACTATGAGCCTGCGTTGATGTTTACAATTCCCAGACTAGCCATTGTATG TGGATTGGTCGTGTACTCAGAAGGACCTCTCGACCTTGACCGAAAAGCAGAGGACATGTCTGAGCTTTTCCGCCCTTTTCGTACTTTACTGAAGAAAATCAG AGACCTGTTACAGACTCTAACAGAGGAAGAGTTACTGATGCTTGAGAGGAACCTCTGTATCTCTCAGGATGGCGAGTTAGCCACAGGCCAGGAGCAGGCCACAACCCACACACCAGGACCTATCCAAGAAAATCAATCCTCCTGTAGCCCTACTAATATCACCTCCAAGGCGGGCGGTGATGAGGAGCAAAAGCCTCTGTCTCTGTTTGTCTGCCCTAACCACGAGGAGGAGTTGGCGGAAGTGGAAAAAGGCTGGGAGGAGGTGGAATCTGAGAAAGGAGAGCAGGCAGAAGACTTGCAGTGTGAGGAGGCAGAAGAGGCTGAACTTGCTTGTTCCATGCAGTATGATGAGGAAGAACTGGAGCAGCTCAACATGATGGTGTACCGCGTAGGAGATGAGATGTCAACTCTGCTGTCGCCTCCTAGCCAGGGTCAGTCCCCGGCACACCGTCCCAACAGAGGGGAGGTGGGAGGCGCCAGTGGGGCTTCCAGCACTGAGGCCTCGCCTCTCAGGGTACTGAGGGGCAGAGGAAGAACAGGTATCTATTTAGAGGAGGAAGACAGGGTCTTCTTCATGGAAGATCTTGACCCAGCAGCAGACGGCGTTACCAGCATCTCAAAGGAAGTCCATAGTTGTGTTGCCTCGCCTTCCAAAACCCCAAAGTCTGCTCATTCTCTGCAGCGTAGCCCAGGTCTACGGTCGGATGCGGTTCACAACGGTTGGCTACCCGAAGGACCATCGGAGCAGCTTTGTCTACAACCACGCAGTAAGAACATCCAGTGTCTAAATGCAATGCGCCCTCCATCATGCACATCTGCTCCCAGCTCTGAACCGCTGCCTTACACCAATGGCTGGGAGATGGGCTTAGAGGGCACTGTGAATGAAACCGCAGAAGTCATTGCCCATCGTATGGGCGGCATGAAGCTTTCGGCCACGGTCATATTCAACCCTCGCTCCCCTAGCTTGACGGAGCTGGCGGTGGACAAGATGCTGTTGCCTCGGCCCTCTCCCTCAGAGATTGAACCCTGCGGCCTGGTGGCCACGCACTGCTTGCTTAACTCTTGTGTCTGCTGCGGGAGCTGTGAAGATGCCCACGAGGATGCCATAACCTCTGAGACCGCAGGCCTCGGGTTAGGCTTCACTCTAAGAACAGATAAACACCATAAGACTGCAGCCCCCGGCTCTGTCTTCCAATCCTCTGCTTGCCGGCTACCCCCGCGAGGCCGCAGCAGAAGAGAACTTTGCCAGCTGTCTCACGCTTCTTCCCGCCACTTGAACGAGCCCCTGAAAGAGGAAGGGAGATCTGAACTATGTGAGAAGTCCCTGACGGACGATCCACAGCTGGAGCATCACACTCAGGACTGTGGCAACAATATAGGGGACGAAACCTCCACATGCAATTACCAGAAGAAGACTGAAACGAGGCAACATGCAACTGGAGGCCCACTGAGGGACAAGGGGGTAGACAAAGACACGGAAGGAAGTAAGGAATCCAAGAGGGACACCAAAGAGGAGAGCAGGAAGGGCTCCAG TCTTCACAACTCCCCCCTCAGCTCTGTGTCAGGTAGTGACTGTGAGAGTGTGTCGGTCACCACATGTAGTCTATCCAGCAGTGTTTACACTCCCAG CCCCGTCAGCAGCCTCACTCCCAGCTCAGGCACGTCGGAGGACCTGGACCATGAGGAGATCCGGCTCGCTCTGCAAGATGCCAAGATGGCTGCCCGAAATAAGATTCGCTCACGCTTCCACAGCAGTAGCGACCTCATCCACCGTCTCTTTGTTTGTATATCAG GTGTTGCTGATCAGCTGCAGACCAACTATGCCAGTGACCTTCGCAGCATCCTCAAGACACTATTCGAGGTTATGGCAACCAAGTGCGAGCAGGGAGACAACGAGAAGCAAAATAAAG GTCCTGTTCTGCGAAGTGCAGTACTCGAGGACTGCGCTCTCTGTCAGGAGACCATTTCCTCATCAGAATTGGCAGCCAAGGCCCGTGAGGGCCATTTTGAAG ATCCCCCTGACTGGGTTCCAGATGAATTGTGTAACTCCTGCATCGCCTGCAAGGCTCCGTTTACTGTCATCCGCAGGAAGCATCACTGTAGGAGCTGTGGAAAG ATCTTCTGCTCTCGCTGCTCCTCCCACTCTGCTCCATTGCCTCGATACGGCCAAATGAAGCCCGTAAGAGTGTGCACACACTGCTACATGTTTCACGTCACGCCTTTCTACAGTGACAAGGCCAACATTTGA